One Terriglobia bacterium genomic region harbors:
- a CDS encoding superoxide dismutase family protein, with protein sequence MLMQSKIKLSAVAMTGLAVAAMLFVLPALAKDAKPKAIVVQLHDANGKSVGTATLSPAASGVSIKLNVHGLTPGEHAIHIHGTPKCEGPGFMSAGGHLNPDNKKHGLQNPDGPHAGDMPDFNVDANGKSKATIVAPGVNMGSDAHSVFTGAGTALVIHAKADDQKSDPATAGDRVACGVITK encoded by the coding sequence ATGCTTATGCAATCCAAGATTAAATTGAGCGCAGTCGCCATGACCGGGCTGGCCGTGGCCGCGATGCTGTTCGTCCTGCCGGCGCTGGCCAAGGACGCCAAGCCGAAAGCCATCGTCGTGCAACTGCACGACGCGAATGGCAAGAGCGTAGGCACCGCCACGCTGTCGCCGGCGGCTAGTGGGGTTTCCATCAAGCTGAACGTCCACGGCCTGACGCCGGGCGAGCACGCCATCCACATTCACGGCACACCCAAGTGTGAAGGCCCGGGGTTCATGTCCGCGGGCGGGCACCTGAATCCTGACAACAAGAAGCATGGCCTGCAGAACCCTGACGGGCCGCACGCCGGCGACATGCCGGACTTCAACGTGGACGCCAACGGCAAGTCCAAGGCTACGATTGTGGCGCCGGGCGTGAACATGGGCAGCGACGCGCACTCGGTCTTCACCGGCGCCGGTACCGCGCTGGTAATCCACGCCAAGGCCGACGACCAGAAGAGCGATCCGGCCACGGCCGGCGACCGCGTGGCCTGCGGAGTGATTACCAAGTAG
- the rimO gene encoding 30S ribosomal protein S12 methylthiotransferase RimO produces the protein MPPENLTVAPPQEQTAHRKAPLKVGFVSLGCPKNLVDSEVMMGLLQSSGGAQITTRAEDADVIVVNTCSFIDTAKQESVNTILEMAQHKISGRAQKLIVAGCLVERYRDEIQKNIPEVDAVVGTGELEQILAAAGVEVSGDSAESDSPFVILNSMPQSASSASQALKSGMRSRPEGEAREQSGRFSRAEWDGAIASLPNYLYDEHTPRVLATPRASAYIKIAEGCDHPCGFCIIPQLRGKFRSRHFESVIAEAERLVAGGVREITLIGQDTTCYGEDLGLKDGLPLLLQRLAEIEDLRWVRFLYAYPNKITGRLLETIAANEKICSYIDVPLQHASADVLKRMKRGAGAEIFLKSVEKMRRTIPDLTLRTSFIVGFPGETGKDFEELCGFVKDAQFDWLGVFSYSDEEGSEAYHLENKVPPRTIEARRRKLMQIQKQISKKAKRKLIGRQLDVLALGPSEETELLWEGRSQMHAPEIDGKLFINDFGDAEAAEGKFYRCEITEAHEYDLVARVIE, from the coding sequence ATGCCGCCAGAGAACCTCACAGTAGCGCCTCCGCAGGAGCAGACTGCACATCGCAAAGCACCGTTGAAGGTGGGCTTTGTCAGCCTGGGCTGTCCCAAAAACCTGGTGGACAGCGAAGTCATGATGGGCCTGCTGCAATCCAGTGGCGGCGCGCAGATCACCACGCGCGCGGAAGATGCTGACGTGATCGTGGTAAACACGTGCTCGTTCATTGACACCGCCAAGCAGGAGTCGGTCAACACCATCCTGGAGATGGCCCAGCACAAAATCAGCGGACGGGCGCAGAAGTTGATCGTCGCCGGCTGCCTGGTGGAGCGGTATCGCGACGAAATCCAGAAAAACATTCCCGAAGTTGACGCCGTGGTCGGCACCGGTGAGCTGGAACAGATTCTGGCCGCTGCCGGAGTGGAGGTCAGCGGCGACTCCGCGGAAAGCGACTCTCCCTTTGTGATCCTGAATTCGATGCCGCAATCGGCCAGCTCCGCCAGCCAGGCGCTCAAATCTGGTATGCGTTCGCGGCCCGAAGGCGAAGCGCGCGAGCAGAGCGGGCGTTTCTCACGCGCCGAATGGGACGGCGCCATCGCCAGCCTGCCCAACTATCTCTACGACGAACACACGCCCCGCGTGCTGGCCACCCCGCGCGCGTCGGCGTACATCAAGATTGCCGAAGGCTGCGACCATCCTTGCGGCTTCTGCATCATCCCGCAGTTGCGCGGCAAGTTTCGCTCGCGGCATTTTGAGTCGGTCATCGCCGAAGCCGAGCGCCTGGTCGCCGGCGGCGTCCGCGAAATCACCCTCATCGGCCAGGACACCACCTGCTACGGCGAAGACCTGGGCCTGAAAGACGGCCTGCCCCTTCTGCTGCAGCGGCTGGCCGAGATCGAAGACCTGCGCTGGGTGCGCTTCCTCTACGCCTATCCCAACAAGATCACCGGACGGCTGCTGGAAACCATCGCGGCCAACGAAAAGATTTGCAGCTACATTGACGTGCCCTTGCAGCACGCGTCGGCGGACGTGTTGAAGCGCATGAAGCGCGGCGCAGGCGCGGAGATTTTCCTGAAGTCAGTGGAGAAGATGCGGCGCACGATTCCCGACCTCACTCTGCGAACGTCGTTCATCGTTGGCTTCCCTGGCGAAACGGGAAAAGATTTCGAAGAGCTGTGCGGCTTCGTCAAGGATGCCCAGTTTGACTGGCTGGGCGTGTTCAGCTATTCCGACGAAGAAGGTTCCGAGGCCTACCATCTGGAGAACAAGGTTCCGCCGCGCACGATTGAAGCGCGCCGCCGCAAGCTGATGCAGATCCAAAAGCAGATCAGCAAGAAGGCCAAACGCAAACTGATCGGCCGGCAACTGGACGTGCTGGCGCTAGGGCCGTCCGAGGAAACCGAGTTGCTGTGGGAAGGCCGCAGCCAGATGCACGCTCCGGAAATTGACGGTAAATTGTTCATCAACGACTTTGGCGACGCCGAAGCCGCCGAAGGCAAGTTCTATCGCTGCGAGATCACCGAAGCGCATGAATACGACCTGGTGGCGCGGGTGATTGAATAG
- a CDS encoding DNA gyrase inhibitor YacG, producing the protein MPKKKVRSLRCPICRTLVLASEENFPFCSDRCRMIDLGKWASGGYVISTKINDPEELESIAEEQARRKAEPDDDSHEY; encoded by the coding sequence ATGCCGAAGAAGAAGGTACGTTCGCTGCGTTGTCCTATCTGCCGCACCCTGGTGCTGGCCAGCGAAGAAAACTTCCCTTTCTGCAGTGACCGCTGCCGCATGATTGATCTGGGCAAATGGGCCAGCGGCGGCTACGTGATCTCCACCAAGATCAACGATCCGGAAGAACTGGAGAGCATCGCGGAGGAGCAGGCCAGACGGAAAGCTGAACCGGACGACGACTCGCACGAGTATTAG
- a CDS encoding phosphatidylglycerophosphatase A: MGTSLTPKVSKSRVSWLVATFFGIGYLQPGSGTWASAVTLLLWWAAARLMAPSWVLPAAILLAAAITLIGIPPSTTVARESGRKDPGFVVIDEVAGQMIAMIGAPLNWKYLLASFILFRSFDIVKPFPLRRLEHLPEGTGIMMDDVGAGLYALVLVQALHYFFAR; encoded by the coding sequence ATGGGAACTTCCCTCACGCCCAAGGTTTCCAAATCGCGCGTCTCCTGGCTGGTCGCCACGTTCTTCGGCATCGGATATCTGCAGCCGGGTTCGGGGACGTGGGCGTCCGCCGTCACGCTCCTGCTGTGGTGGGCGGCGGCGCGGCTCATGGCTCCAAGCTGGGTGCTGCCGGCGGCGATTCTGCTTGCGGCGGCCATCACTCTGATCGGCATCCCGCCTTCCACCACGGTCGCGCGCGAAAGCGGGCGCAAAGACCCAGGCTTTGTGGTGATTGATGAAGTGGCTGGGCAGATGATCGCCATGATCGGCGCTCCCCTGAATTGGAAATACCTTCTGGCCAGCTTTATACTTTTTCGTAGCTTTGACATTGTGAAACCGTTCCCTCTGCGCCGGCTGGAACACCTGCCGGAGGGCACAGGGATTATGATGGATGATGTGGGTGCGGGACTCTACGCGCTGGTCCTGGTGCAGGCATTGCATTACTTTTTTGCGCGCTAG
- a CDS encoding gluconolaconase yields MGISDTLLGRKSADGNPYIEAIEPAAALPGGEVRIQGKALKPPQLERPEVNFSGVRGSIVIGSEEFIIARVPHKALSGQVTIRTNGHVSNSREISIAQPLAENLHPVSNPAVDADGNIYATYSGGRGQKVPVAIYKIDTNHTVRPFLTELMNATGLAFDKQGQLYVSSRYDGTVYRVTPGGAMSTYAEGMGVATGIAFDREGSLYVGDRTGTIWRIAQDRQIFVFATLEPSVSAYHLAFSPNGTLYVCGPTTASFDSIHTVDNHGTVTTFYRGLGRPQGMAFDAQGNLYVAASLAGKRGIVRITPDKKASLVIAGYNLVGLAFTRSGGVVLATNTPNQNGEVYYLSLSPAVHPLSLI; encoded by the coding sequence ATGGGCATCTCTGATACTTTGCTGGGCAGAAAAAGCGCGGACGGCAATCCTTATATTGAGGCCATTGAGCCCGCAGCGGCGCTGCCCGGCGGCGAAGTCCGCATCCAGGGCAAGGCCCTGAAGCCTCCGCAACTGGAGCGCCCGGAAGTAAACTTCAGCGGCGTGCGCGGCTCCATCGTGATTGGCTCAGAGGAGTTCATCATCGCCCGCGTGCCCCACAAGGCGCTGTCCGGGCAGGTCACCATCCGCACCAACGGCCACGTGAGCAACTCGCGCGAGATCAGCATCGCCCAGCCGCTGGCGGAGAACCTGCATCCCGTATCAAACCCCGCGGTGGACGCCGACGGCAACATTTACGCCACTTACTCCGGCGGGCGCGGCCAGAAAGTCCCGGTAGCGATTTACAAAATTGACACCAATCACACCGTGCGCCCCTTCCTGACCGAGCTGATGAATGCTACCGGACTGGCTTTTGATAAACAGGGCCAGTTGTATGTTTCGTCGCGTTATGACGGCACGGTCTATCGCGTCACGCCCGGCGGCGCCATGAGCACCTACGCGGAAGGCATGGGCGTGGCCACCGGAATTGCCTTTGATCGCGAAGGCAGCCTCTATGTGGGCGACCGCACGGGGACCATCTGGCGCATCGCTCAAGACCGCCAGATTTTTGTGTTTGCCACGCTGGAACCCAGCGTCTCGGCGTATCATCTGGCGTTTTCGCCCAACGGGACGCTCTACGTCTGCGGCCCCACCACCGCCAGTTTTGACAGCATTCACACCGTGGACAACCACGGCACAGTCACCACCTTCTATCGCGGACTGGGCCGCCCGCAGGGCATGGCCTTTGACGCACAGGGCAATCTGTACGTCGCCGCTTCTCTCGCCGGCAAGCGCGGCATCGTGCGCATCACGCCGGACAAGAAAGCTTCTCTGGTCATCGCCGGATACAACCTGGTTGGGCTGGCCTTTACCCGCAGCGGCGGCGTGGTGCTGGCCACCAACACTCCCAACCAGAACGGCGAGGTCTACTATCTCTCGCTTTCTCCCGCCGTGCATCCGCTGTCGCTCATTTGA
- a CDS encoding competence/damage-inducible protein A, whose amino-acid sequence MNAEIIAIGSELLTPYRQDTNSLYLTDKLNQLGVEVSFKTIVGDRRADLVCAARTALSRADIVLFMGGLGPTEDDLTRECVAEVLGRRLVRDQQIVDWLRARFAERGWKMAENNERQGDVIEGAEMLPNKRGSAPGQFLHLKDSGGEAIIILLPGPPGELTSLYEDQCVERLRKLVPSRNIAVRELKIAMIGESAADKRAAAIYTQYKDVETTILAGSPGEVQLHLRAQADSPETARQRVDALAAALEDEFEDAVYSTHGESMEQIVGYYLDMRSATLAVAESCTGGMLAERITSVPGSSRYFLGGAVVYDNSLKTGLADVPPLLIAEHGAVSSQVAIALAEGIRARCKATLGVGITGIAGPGGGTEEKPVGLVYAALADGAKTEVVERKFFGDRERIRMWATQQAMDLVRRKLM is encoded by the coding sequence GTGAACGCCGAGATCATTGCCATTGGGTCAGAACTGCTCACGCCCTATCGGCAAGACACCAACTCGCTTTACCTTACGGACAAGCTCAACCAACTGGGCGTGGAAGTAAGTTTCAAGACCATCGTGGGCGACCGCCGCGCCGACCTGGTGTGCGCGGCGCGGACGGCGCTTTCCCGCGCTGACATTGTTCTGTTCATGGGCGGCCTGGGGCCGACGGAAGACGACCTCACGCGCGAGTGCGTAGCGGAAGTGCTGGGACGCAGACTGGTCCGCGACCAGCAGATTGTGGACTGGCTGCGCGCCCGCTTTGCCGAACGCGGCTGGAAGATGGCCGAGAACAACGAGCGCCAGGGCGACGTCATCGAAGGCGCGGAAATGCTTCCCAACAAGCGCGGTAGCGCTCCGGGGCAGTTTCTTCACCTGAAAGACTCGGGTGGCGAAGCCATCATCATTCTGCTGCCCGGCCCGCCGGGCGAGCTAACGTCACTTTATGAAGACCAATGCGTGGAGCGCCTGCGGAAGCTGGTGCCCTCGCGCAATATCGCCGTGCGCGAGCTCAAAATTGCCATGATCGGCGAATCCGCCGCCGACAAGCGCGCCGCGGCCATCTACACGCAATATAAAGATGTTGAGACCACCATCCTGGCCGGCTCACCGGGTGAAGTGCAGCTCCATCTGCGCGCCCAGGCCGACTCTCCGGAAACCGCGCGGCAACGCGTGGACGCGCTGGCGGCAGCGCTCGAAGACGAATTTGAAGACGCCGTCTACTCCACCCACGGTGAAAGCATGGAGCAGATCGTGGGCTACTACCTGGACATGCGATCGGCCACGCTGGCCGTGGCGGAATCTTGCACCGGAGGCATGCTGGCGGAGCGTATCACCTCCGTGCCGGGAAGCTCGCGATATTTTCTGGGAGGAGCCGTGGTGTATGACAACTCGCTGAAAACCGGCCTGGCCGATGTTCCGCCGCTGCTCATCGCCGAGCACGGCGCGGTCAGCAGCCAGGTGGCTATCGCGCTGGCGGAAGGCATCCGCGCGCGCTGCAAGGCGACGCTGGGCGTGGGCATCACCGGCATTGCCGGACCGGGCGGCGGGACGGAAGAAAAGCCCGTGGGCCTGGTCTATGCCGCGCTGGCCGACGGCGCCAAAACTGAAGTCGTCGAGCGCAAATTCTTTGGCGACCGCGAACGCATCCGAATGTGGGCCACGCAGCAAGCCATGGACCTGGTCCGCCGCAAATTGATGTGA
- the thpR gene encoding RNA 2',3'-cyclic phosphodiesterase, producing the protein MRIFIALDIPGEIRARMTEYMERARGYAPGARWARAEGLHVTLKFIGHVGDDKVAEMKTALAAVKAAPFEVRFEDVGFFPSPNSPRVFWIGVHSSDALPQLAAAIDQAVAELGVTREEKPYRPHLTLARAGSAQGANQELKQLQIFLQKEAAAQFGTMTAREFWMYQSQPQKGGSKYTKLQRFALE; encoded by the coding sequence ATGCGCATCTTCATCGCACTGGACATCCCCGGAGAAATCCGCGCCCGCATGACCGAATACATGGAGCGAGCGCGAGGTTATGCTCCTGGCGCGCGCTGGGCCCGGGCGGAAGGCCTGCACGTGACGCTCAAGTTTATCGGCCACGTGGGCGACGACAAGGTGGCGGAGATGAAGACGGCGCTTGCGGCAGTGAAGGCCGCGCCGTTTGAAGTTCGTTTTGAAGATGTGGGCTTCTTCCCCAGTCCCAATTCGCCGCGCGTGTTCTGGATCGGCGTACACTCCAGCGACGCTTTGCCTCAACTAGCCGCCGCGATTGACCAGGCCGTGGCCGAGCTCGGCGTTACTCGTGAAGAAAAACCATATCGTCCGCACCTGACGCTGGCGCGCGCGGGATCGGCTCAAGGCGCGAATCAGGAGCTGAAACAGTTGCAGATCTTTCTGCAGAAGGAAGCGGCGGCGCAATTCGGTACAATGACGGCGCGAGAATTCTGGATGTACCAGAGCCAGCCGCAAAAAGGCGGATCAAAGTACACCAAGCTGCAGAGGTTCGCGCTGGAATAG
- the plsY gene encoding glycerol-3-phosphate 1-O-acyltransferase PlsY: MAILYIIVAVGAYLLGSIPFGYLLVKVFRGQDIRDTGSGNIGATNVARSGAKGLGAATLVLDALKGTLAVWIAGLLAPSSDSAAMLAAVAALAAVLGHVFPVWLKFKGGKGVATALGVFVMLFPWAVLVSLGVFILIVLTTRYVSLGSVLAAIAFPIAAYLLGAKDWLALLPVCAVSLIIVIKHHENIRRLLSGTESRFAVGKPASAGEKTS, translated from the coding sequence ATGGCAATCCTGTACATCATCGTCGCCGTCGGCGCCTACCTGCTGGGGTCCATTCCCTTTGGCTACCTGCTGGTGAAAGTTTTTCGCGGGCAGGACATACGGGACACCGGCAGCGGGAACATCGGCGCAACCAACGTGGCTCGTTCCGGCGCGAAAGGTCTGGGCGCGGCTACGCTGGTTCTGGACGCGCTCAAAGGAACGCTGGCGGTGTGGATTGCCGGACTTCTCGCGCCTTCCAGCGACTCCGCGGCCATGCTCGCGGCTGTAGCGGCTCTGGCCGCGGTTCTTGGACATGTCTTCCCCGTCTGGCTGAAGTTCAAAGGCGGTAAAGGCGTGGCCACTGCCCTGGGCGTGTTCGTCATGCTCTTTCCCTGGGCCGTGCTGGTTTCGCTGGGAGTTTTTATTTTGATCGTACTGACCACGCGATATGTTTCCCTGGGATCGGTGCTGGCGGCCATCGCCTTTCCCATCGCCGCGTACTTGCTCGGCGCCAAAGACTGGCTGGCGCTGCTGCCGGTCTGCGCCGTGAGTTTGATCATTGTGATCAAGCATCATGAGAACATCCGCCGTCTGCTGAGCGGGACGGAGAGCCGCTTTGCTGTGGGCAAACCGGCTTCGGCCGGGGAGAAGACATCGTGA
- a CDS encoding NAD(P)-dependent glycerol-3-phosphate dehydrogenase, giving the protein MSRIAVIGAGAWGTALAIVAGRRGDHEVRLWAFEKEVCESIALSRTNAVFLPGCPLPPSVTATNDLKEALSAAEIVVSVMPSHHCRRTFEHMAQWLLPQMLFVSATKGLENDTLLRMTQVIQEVVGRFCNFSPRIAALSGPSFAKEVAEGKPTAVTVASTDYALAARVQKEFSDPRFRIYVNDDLIGVELGGALKNVIAIAAGVCYGLGTGHNSVAALITRGLVEITRLAVACGAEPQTMSGLAGMGDLVLTCTGGLSRNRSVGAALGEGKRLEEIMRGMHGMVAEGVLTTNAAIGLAKKYGVEMPITEQMYAILHDGKSAHDAIRELMTRPGKAEDRF; this is encoded by the coding sequence GTGAGCCGGATTGCCGTTATCGGCGCGGGAGCCTGGGGGACGGCGCTGGCCATCGTCGCGGGCCGGCGCGGCGACCATGAAGTCCGCCTGTGGGCCTTTGAGAAGGAAGTTTGCGAGTCCATCGCGCTGTCGCGCACCAACGCCGTATTCCTGCCCGGTTGCCCTTTGCCGCCGAGCGTCACCGCCACCAATGATTTGAAAGAAGCGCTCTCCGCGGCCGAAATCGTCGTCAGCGTGATGCCCTCGCACCATTGCCGGCGGACGTTTGAGCACATGGCGCAATGGCTGCTACCGCAGATGCTGTTTGTCAGCGCCACCAAGGGCCTGGAGAATGACACGCTGCTGCGCATGACCCAGGTGATCCAGGAAGTGGTGGGACGTTTTTGCAACTTTTCGCCCAGGATCGCCGCGCTGAGCGGGCCGTCATTTGCCAAAGAAGTTGCGGAGGGCAAGCCGACGGCGGTCACCGTGGCCTCCACCGACTATGCTCTGGCTGCGCGCGTGCAAAAAGAATTTAGCGATCCGCGCTTCCGCATTTACGTGAATGACGACCTCATCGGCGTGGAGTTGGGTGGCGCGCTCAAGAACGTGATCGCCATTGCCGCCGGCGTCTGCTACGGCCTGGGTACCGGGCACAACTCGGTGGCGGCGCTGATTACCCGCGGGCTGGTGGAGATCACGCGGCTGGCCGTGGCCTGCGGCGCCGAGCCCCAGACCATGTCTGGACTGGCCGGCATGGGCGATCTGGTGCTCACCTGCACCGGAGGGCTCTCTCGCAACCGCAGCGTGGGCGCTGCCCTGGGCGAAGGCAAGCGCCTGGAGGAAATCATGCGCGGCATGCACGGCATGGTGGCCGAAGGCGTACTGACTACCAATGCCGCCATTGGCTTGGCGAAAAAGTACGGCGTGGAGATGCCCATCACCGAACAGATGTATGCCATCCTGCACGACGGCAAATCCGCGCATGACGCCATCCGCGAACTGATGACCCGGCCGGGGAAAGCGGAAGACCGGTTCTAG
- a CDS encoding type II toxin-antitoxin system RelE/ParE family toxin, whose translation MAHRVVWSSRAVADVEAIATYIALDSAAYARAVVKRIVNATRNLSRFPKVGREVPEFHDPKVREVFAYSYRIIYEVGDREVVIAAVIHGKRDLG comes from the coding sequence ATGGCTCACAGAGTAGTCTGGTCTTCCCGCGCGGTTGCTGATGTAGAAGCAATTGCTACGTACATAGCCCTCGATTCTGCTGCATACGCAAGAGCTGTTGTCAAACGTATCGTCAACGCAACACGCAATCTTTCCAGGTTTCCCAAGGTGGGCCGCGAGGTGCCCGAATTCCATGACCCCAAGGTCCGTGAGGTGTTCGCCTACAGCTACCGCATTATTTACGAGGTCGGTGATCGTGAAGTTGTGATCGCTGCAGTAATTCACGGGAAACGTGATTTGGGTTAA
- a CDS encoding HD domain-containing protein: protein MKLPLPSRIPIIYAILLVLIAVGVVPLYLYATKVMAINRDTLQRNEQLLQNTVTNTLALAIAQREKEIRGKLSDLSYSVLATSGGDLRGARVESAGVRGLLQNSINAPDSIVPYARVVNTEGRASFIGTIAPDAFLEKQLEHGLAAARDMREYNGEAIAIGSGKQSRTVMVVSKPIVADSQQYVGALELIIDLNYMVEKLKEFRDQGGLDTFVVDRNGRLVASPSIQYATGQDMNSNDLVKNFVEQGANARVSVTNQYTLQVGKAKVPMLGTYSSVPNLGWAVIAQKTQDDAYIDIIDMRRDAIRFALIAIAFSIFVGIWATRRLTTPLSVLTESSRAIAGGDFSQRVHLNSRTEFGELAQTFNSMTDDLERFVGDLKKAAEENRSLFLSSIQMLAGAVDEKDPYTRGHSDRVTRYSVLIATEMGLKDEDIDKIRISAQLHDVGKIGIEDRILKKPGALTPEEFEVMKTHTTKGAAILRPVEALRDMLPGIELHHESLDGRGYPHGLKGDQIPLMPRIIMVADTFDAMTTNRPYQAAMDPEYVIRIINSLAATKFDPHVVSAMTKVFEGGKLRIHRAAVVTGEQAAATTGAVVTIPAEPL from the coding sequence ATGAAGCTTCCATTACCGTCCAGAATCCCGATCATCTACGCGATTCTGCTCGTCCTGATCGCCGTGGGGGTGGTGCCCCTGTACCTCTACGCCACCAAAGTCATGGCCATCAACCGTGACACGCTGCAACGCAACGAACAATTGCTGCAGAACACGGTCACCAACACGCTGGCCCTGGCCATTGCCCAGCGGGAAAAAGAAATTCGCGGGAAGCTTTCTGATCTTTCCTATTCCGTGCTGGCCACTTCCGGCGGCGACCTGCGGGGCGCCCGGGTGGAATCAGCCGGCGTGCGCGGTCTGCTGCAGAACAGCATCAACGCGCCGGATTCCATTGTCCCCTACGCGCGCGTGGTCAACACTGAGGGCCGCGCCTCCTTTATCGGCACCATCGCCCCGGACGCGTTTCTGGAAAAGCAATTGGAGCACGGCCTGGCTGCCGCCCGTGACATGCGCGAGTACAACGGCGAGGCCATCGCCATTGGCTCCGGCAAACAGTCGCGCACGGTGATGGTGGTGAGCAAGCCGATTGTGGCGGACAGCCAGCAGTACGTCGGCGCGCTGGAACTGATCATTGACTTGAATTACATGGTGGAGAAGCTCAAGGAGTTCCGCGACCAGGGCGGCCTGGACACCTTTGTGGTGGACCGCAACGGCCGGCTGGTGGCTTCTCCCAGCATCCAGTACGCCACCGGCCAGGACATGAACTCCAACGACCTGGTGAAGAATTTTGTGGAGCAAGGCGCCAACGCCCGGGTTTCCGTCACCAACCAGTACACCCTGCAAGTGGGCAAAGCCAAGGTCCCCATGCTGGGCACTTACTCCTCCGTACCCAACCTGGGCTGGGCGGTGATAGCGCAAAAGACCCAGGACGACGCCTACATTGACATCATTGATATGCGGCGCGACGCCATCCGCTTTGCCTTGATCGCCATTGCCTTCAGCATTTTTGTCGGCATATGGGCGACGCGGCGCCTGACCACGCCGCTCAGCGTGCTGACCGAATCCAGCCGGGCCATTGCCGGCGGAGATTTCTCCCAGCGAGTGCACCTGAACAGCCGCACTGAATTCGGCGAACTGGCCCAGACCTTCAACAGCATGACCGACGACCTGGAGCGGTTTGTCGGCGACCTCAAGAAAGCCGCGGAAGAAAACCGCTCGCTGTTCTTGAGCTCCATCCAGATGCTGGCCGGCGCGGTGGACGAAAAAGACCCGTACACGCGCGGCCATTCTGACCGCGTCACCCGCTACTCCGTGCTCATCGCCACGGAAATGGGGCTGAAGGACGAAGACATTGACAAGATCCGCATCTCCGCCCAGCTCCACGACGTAGGCAAGATCGGCATTGAAGACCGCATCCTGAAAAAACCGGGAGCGCTCACGCCGGAAGAATTTGAAGTGATGAAGACCCACACCACCAAGGGCGCGGCCATTCTTCGTCCGGTTGAGGCGCTGCGGGACATGCTGCCGGGCATCGAATTGCACCATGAGTCGCTCGATGGACGCGGCTACCCGCACGGGCTCAAAGGCGACCAGATCCCGCTCATGCCGCGCATCATCATGGTGGCGGACACCTTTGATGCTATGACCACCAACCGTCCCTACCAGGCGGCCATGGACCCGGAATACGTGATTCGCATCATCAACTCGCTGGCGGCCACCAAGTTTGACCCGCACGTGGTCAGCGCCATGACCAAAGTCTTTGAAGGCGGCAAGCTGCGCATCCATCGCGCGGCCGTGGTCACCGGTGAACAGGCCGCCGCGACGACGGGAGCTGTTGTGACCATTCCCGCAGAGCCGCTGTAA
- the ftsY gene encoding signal recognition particle-docking protein FtsY, translating to MIQTLFGGSEPSFLDRMKQAVTRTRENLSERIDEALAFTKEIDRSTLDELEAILITADLGSKTTQEILGKLREKADRKQIKDAGELKRLIKEQILAILNATPAREGLAAVGETQVIMVVGVNGTGKTTTIGKLAHALRAEGKSVLLCAADTFRAAAIEQLEVWGSRTGVEVIKTKAGGDPSAVLFDALSAAKERKMDYVIVDTAGRLHTKTSLMAELEKMKRTAQRIIPGAPHEVLLVMDATTGQNGLQQARLFTESVGVTGIVLTKLDGTAKGGVVVAISRELGMPVRWVGVGEKVGDLLPFNAESFAESLFATV from the coding sequence ATGATCCAGACCCTTTTTGGAGGCTCCGAGCCCTCGTTTCTTGACCGCATGAAGCAGGCGGTCACGCGCACGCGCGAGAACCTGAGCGAACGCATTGATGAAGCGCTGGCTTTCACCAAGGAAATTGACCGCAGCACGCTGGACGAACTGGAAGCCATCCTGATCACCGCCGACCTGGGCAGCAAGACCACGCAGGAAATCCTGGGCAAGCTGCGGGAAAAAGCCGATCGCAAACAGATCAAAGACGCCGGCGAGCTGAAGCGGCTGATCAAAGAACAGATTCTGGCCATCCTGAACGCCACGCCGGCCCGCGAAGGCCTAGCAGCCGTTGGCGAGACACAAGTGATCATGGTGGTGGGCGTGAACGGCACCGGCAAGACCACCACCATCGGCAAGCTGGCGCATGCTCTGCGCGCCGAGGGCAAGAGCGTGCTGCTGTGCGCGGCGGACACATTTCGCGCCGCGGCCATTGAACAACTTGAAGTCTGGGGGTCGCGCACCGGAGTGGAGGTCATCAAGACCAAGGCTGGGGGCGATCCTTCCGCCGTACTGTTCGACGCGCTGAGCGCGGCCAAGGAACGCAAGATGGACTATGTGATCGTAGATACGGCGGGACGCCTGCACACCAAGACCAGCCTGATGGCCGAACTGGAAAAGATGAAGCGCACCGCGCAACGCATCATCCCCGGAGCACCGCACGAAGTGCTGTTGGTGATGGACGCGACGACGGGCCAAAACGGTTTGCAGCAAGCCCGCCTGTTCACCGAGTCCGTGGGCGTGACCGGAATCGTGCTGACCAAGCTGGACGGCACGGCCAAAGGCGGCGTGGTGGTGGCCATCTCGCGCGAACTGGGCATGCCCGTCCGCTGGGTGGGCGTGGGAGAAAAAGTGGGCGACCTGCTGCCTTTCAACGCCGAAAGTTTTGCGGAGTCGTTGTTTGCAACTGTGTAA